Proteins from a single region of Sphingomonas sp.:
- a CDS encoding FAD-dependent oxidoreductase, whose translation MVETSFDIVIVGAGHAGAQAAIALRQNKYAGRIAIVGDEPELPYERPPLSKEYFSGEKSFERILIRPAAFWDERGVTMLLGKRVVQVDPSSRIVTTESGEAIGYGQLIWAAGGTPRALSCPGHDLAGVHSVRTRKDVDRILANLDGAARIAVIGGGYIGLEAAAVLAKAGKQVVLIEALDRVLARVAGEALSRFYEAEHRAHGVEIRLGAVVACIEGEGEASGVRLADGEVIAADLVIVGIGIVPAVAPLIAAGAEGGNGVAVDRQCRTSLPDIFAIGDCALHANRFAGGAPIRVESVQNANDQATLVAKTITGQELEYDSVPWFWSNQYDLKLQTVGISAGHDVAVLRGDPAARSFSVVYLKQGRVVALDCVNVARDYVQGRKLVVEGLCPDPAKLADPGTPLKELAGA comes from the coding sequence ATGGTTGAGACATCGTTCGACATCGTCATCGTCGGCGCCGGTCATGCCGGCGCGCAGGCGGCAATTGCGCTGAGGCAGAACAAGTACGCCGGCAGAATCGCGATCGTCGGCGACGAGCCCGAACTGCCCTATGAGCGCCCGCCGCTCTCGAAAGAGTATTTCTCCGGCGAGAAGTCCTTCGAACGTATTCTGATCCGCCCCGCCGCATTCTGGGACGAACGCGGCGTAACGATGCTGCTTGGCAAGCGCGTGGTGCAGGTCGATCCGTCTTCCAGAATCGTCACGACGGAAAGCGGCGAGGCCATCGGCTATGGCCAGCTGATCTGGGCAGCCGGCGGCACGCCGCGCGCCTTGTCCTGTCCGGGGCACGATCTCGCCGGCGTGCATAGTGTCCGCACCCGCAAGGATGTCGACCGGATACTCGCCAATCTCGATGGCGCCGCCCGGATCGCGGTGATCGGCGGGGGCTATATCGGCCTCGAGGCCGCGGCGGTGCTGGCCAAGGCCGGCAAGCAGGTCGTGCTGATCGAGGCGCTCGATCGGGTGCTTGCCCGGGTGGCGGGCGAGGCGCTGTCGCGCTTCTACGAAGCCGAACACCGCGCGCATGGCGTCGAGATCCGGCTGGGCGCGGTGGTCGCCTGCATCGAAGGGGAAGGCGAGGCCAGCGGGGTGCGCCTCGCGGACGGCGAGGTGATCGCCGCCGACCTGGTGATCGTCGGCATCGGCATCGTCCCCGCCGTTGCGCCGCTGATCGCGGCGGGAGCGGAAGGGGGGAACGGCGTCGCGGTCGATCGCCAGTGTCGCACGTCACTCCCCGATATATTCGCGATCGGCGACTGCGCCTTGCACGCCAATCGCTTTGCCGGCGGGGCGCCGATCCGGGTGGAGTCGGTCCAGAACGCCAATGATCAGGCGACGCTCGTCGCGAAGACGATCACGGGGCAGGAGCTGGAATATGATTCCGTCCCTTGGTTCTGGTCGAACCAGTATGACCTGAAGCTCCAGACTGTCGGCATCTCCGCCGGCCATGACGTGGCGGTGCTGCGCGGCGATCCGGCGGCGCGCAGTTTCTCGGTCGTCTATCTGAAGCAAGGCCGGGTCGTCGCGCTGGACTGCGTCAACGTCGCCAGGGATTATGTCCAGGGCCGAAAGCTGGTTGTCGAGGGGCTATGCCCGGATCCGGCGAAACTCGCCGATCCGGGCACCCCGCTCAAGGAACTGGCTGGCGCCTAA
- a CDS encoding class II aldolase/adducin family protein, with the protein MPPDPARTLRLASRAMGRHGLAHAYGHVSTRLDDGSFLVSPPQPLGTVTTNEPGVVVPLDGDLPAGALPEVRTHREIYRKRPAIGGVVRVQPPSVMALSALGETPRVHHGLGAYFAPAAPLWPGVALVRDDAQAVQVADMLGDAAAIVLSGNGCVCAAATLEEAACLAFFLEDAARLELAILPARAAGAAPREYTSAEVAARAVKAGGLFERMWHHLCFGDPEWQSIP; encoded by the coding sequence ATGCCGCCTGATCCCGCGCGAACCCTGCGGCTCGCCTCGCGGGCGATGGGTCGGCATGGCCTGGCGCACGCCTATGGCCATGTCAGCACCCGCCTCGACGACGGCAGCTTCCTCGTCTCGCCACCCCAGCCGCTCGGCACGGTGACGACGAACGAGCCGGGCGTGGTCGTACCGCTCGACGGCGATCTGCCCGCCGGCGCGCTGCCCGAAGTGCGCACCCATCGAGAGATCTATCGCAAGCGTCCCGCCATCGGCGGCGTCGTCCGTGTCCAGCCGCCGTCGGTGATGGCGCTGTCGGCGCTGGGTGAGACGCCGCGGGTCCATCACGGCCTCGGCGCCTATTTCGCGCCGGCCGCCCCGCTCTGGCCCGGCGTCGCGCTGGTTCGCGACGATGCCCAGGCGGTGCAGGTTGCGGACATGCTCGGCGATGCCGCGGCGATCGTGCTGTCGGGCAATGGCTGCGTCTGCGCCGCCGCGACGCTCGAAGAGGCCGCCTGCCTCGCCTTCTTTCTCGAGGATGCCGCCCGGCTCGAGCTGGCAATCCTGCCGGCGCGCGCCGCCGGCGCTGCGCCCCGCGAATATACGTCCGCCGAGGTAGCCGCACGCGCGGTCAAGGCCGGCGGACTGTTCGAACGAATGTGGCACCATCTCTGCTTCGGAGACCCTGAATGGCAATCGATACCCTGA
- a CDS encoding fumarylacetoacetate hydrolase family protein codes for MPELLEIAARLDDAAYRAEATPQLAEPLTLEEAYAVQAASLARRYARGERRVGIKMGFTSRAKMAQMGIDEMIWGRLTDGMMVEDGSQIDIADYVHPRVEPEVAFILSAPLPERVTTAAALAAVSGVAPALEIIDSRYRDFKFSLTDVIADNSSSSGFVIGPWSDPRGDLSNLGFVMEIDGVTRQIGSSAAILGNPIRSLVAAARLAEEAGEPLQAGDIVMAGGATAAEQLAPGQHVRLQIQRLGRVEFTVAGI; via the coding sequence ATGCCTGAACTTCTGGAGATCGCCGCTAGGCTCGACGATGCCGCCTATCGCGCTGAAGCGACGCCCCAGCTCGCCGAACCGCTGACGCTGGAGGAGGCCTATGCCGTGCAGGCCGCGTCGCTCGCCCGCCGCTATGCGCGCGGTGAACGCCGCGTCGGCATCAAGATGGGCTTCACCAGCCGCGCCAAGATGGCCCAGATGGGCATCGACGAGATGATCTGGGGCCGGCTGACCGACGGGATGATGGTCGAGGATGGCAGTCAGATCGACATTGCCGATTATGTCCACCCGCGCGTCGAGCCCGAAGTCGCCTTTATCCTGTCGGCACCGCTGCCCGAGCGGGTGACGACCGCCGCGGCTCTCGCCGCGGTGAGCGGAGTCGCGCCCGCGCTCGAGATCATCGACAGCCGCTACCGCGACTTCAAATTCTCGCTGACCGATGTGATCGCCGACAACAGCTCGTCTTCGGGCTTCGTGATCGGGCCCTGGTCGGATCCGCGCGGCGACCTCTCCAATCTCGGTTTCGTCATGGAAATCGATGGTGTCACCCGCCAGATCGGCTCCAGCGCCGCGATCCTCGGCAATCCGATCCGCTCGCTGGTCGCGGCGGCACGGCTGGCGGAAGAGGCGGGCGAGCCGCTCCAGGCCGGCGATATCGTGATGGCCGGCGGCGCGACCGCGGCCGAGCAACTGGCGCCCGGCCAGCATGTCCGGCTCCAGATCCAGCGCCTCGGCCGGGTCGAGTTCACGGTAGCAGGGATCTGA
- a CDS encoding antibiotic biosynthesis monooxygenase, with the protein MTKLAIWATMQAKPGREAEAAEFLVEACRRIEAEPGTTHFFSIDLGDGKFAIFNAMADQDAFLAHVGGEIAAWTQAMNPELFTEPYAITRGDVLAVKPQKAG; encoded by the coding sequence ATGACCAAGCTCGCAATCTGGGCAACAATGCAGGCGAAGCCCGGCCGGGAAGCCGAAGCCGCCGAATTCCTGGTGGAAGCGTGCCGCCGCATCGAAGCCGAGCCGGGAACCACCCATTTCTTTTCCATCGATCTGGGCGATGGCAAGTTCGCGATCTTCAACGCGATGGCCGATCAGGACGCTTTCCTGGCGCATGTCGGCGGAGAGATCGCCGCCTGGACGCAGGCGATGAATCCCGAGCTGTTCACCGAACCCTACGCGATCACCCGCGGTGACGTGCTGGCGGTCAAGCCGCAAAAGGCGGGCTGA
- a CDS encoding MarR family winged helix-turn-helix transcriptional regulator, with the protein MAALKRFDLLSAPGHLLRRNHQRSYEIFTRHVGDGITRQQIALLIALANLPGASQRDLVEATGIDKSTLKEMIGRMVTRGWIERSRDPDDSRAWTMRIAPAGERVLIEYLPKVEAAQQEILDPLPPVQRDQLLRCLRILAGFDAPG; encoded by the coding sequence ATGGCGGCGCTGAAGCGTTTCGATCTGCTGTCAGCGCCCGGACACTTGCTCCGGCGCAACCATCAGCGATCATACGAAATCTTCACCCGCCATGTCGGCGACGGCATCACGCGCCAGCAGATCGCGCTCCTGATCGCGCTCGCCAACCTGCCCGGGGCGTCGCAGCGAGATCTGGTCGAGGCCACGGGCATCGACAAGAGTACACTCAAGGAAATGATCGGGCGGATGGTGACTCGCGGCTGGATCGAGCGCTCGCGGGATCCTGATGACAGCCGCGCCTGGACCATGCGCATCGCCCCGGCCGGCGAGCGGGTGCTGATCGAATATCTGCCCAAGGTAGAGGCGGCACAACAGGAAATCCTAGACCCGTTGCCGCCCGTCCAGCGGGATCAGCTCCTGCGCTGCCTTCGCATTCTCGCGGGCTTCGACGCACCGGGCTGA
- a CDS encoding 2-hydroxymuconic semialdehyde dehydrogenase, with amino-acid sequence MTKRPLRESPGRIRSLLNFVGGRFVDGGTPFDILNPATGAVHAIAYEADRAIIDTAVAAARSAIDGEWGRMPLAKRRALLARVADLIEARFDEFLEAEIADTGKPHTLAHHLDIPRGAANFRVFADAIANMPAETFEMDTPDGGKAINYAVRKPLGVVAVISPWNLPLLLMTWKVAPAMACGNAVIVKPSEETPSTTTLLGEVMNEAGIPAGAFNVVHGFGPNSAGELLTSHPGVRAITFTGETRTGTEIMKAAAPTVKALSFELGGKNAAIVFDDADIPAAVTGLARAVFLNTGQVCLAPERIYVQRGVFDAFVAGMKAKAEALKPGLPHDSGVDLGPLISAGHRAKVLGYYALAVEEGATVVTGGGVPKLDGPAADGFFVQPTLWTGLPHDARICREEIFGPAAAIIPFDSEEEAIALANDSEYGLAASIWTTNLSRAHRVGQAMEVGISWVNCWFLRDLRTPFGGAKMSGIGREGGHHSINFYSEPTNICIKL; translated from the coding sequence GTGACCAAAAGGCCACTACGCGAATCGCCGGGCCGGATCCGTTCGCTGCTCAATTTTGTCGGCGGTAGGTTCGTCGACGGCGGCACGCCCTTCGACATTCTCAACCCCGCCACCGGTGCCGTCCACGCCATCGCCTATGAAGCCGATCGCGCCATCATCGACACGGCGGTCGCAGCCGCGCGCAGCGCCATCGACGGCGAATGGGGCCGGATGCCGCTGGCGAAGCGCCGGGCGCTGTTGGCCCGCGTAGCCGATCTGATCGAGGCGCGCTTTGATGAGTTCCTCGAAGCGGAGATCGCCGATACCGGCAAGCCGCACACCCTCGCCCATCATCTCGATATTCCGCGCGGCGCCGCGAACTTCCGCGTCTTCGCCGACGCGATCGCCAACATGCCGGCCGAAACGTTCGAGATGGACACCCCCGATGGCGGCAAGGCCATCAACTACGCGGTGCGCAAGCCGCTCGGCGTCGTCGCGGTGATCTCGCCATGGAACCTGCCGCTGCTGCTGATGACCTGGAAGGTCGCTCCGGCCATGGCCTGCGGCAACGCCGTCATCGTCAAGCCGTCCGAAGAGACACCATCCACCACGACGCTGCTCGGCGAAGTGATGAATGAGGCCGGCATACCCGCCGGTGCGTTCAACGTCGTCCACGGTTTCGGTCCCAATTCGGCGGGCGAGCTGCTCACCTCGCATCCCGGCGTCCGCGCGATCACCTTCACCGGCGAGACCCGCACCGGCACTGAGATCATGAAGGCAGCCGCACCAACCGTGAAGGCGCTGTCGTTCGAGTTGGGCGGCAAGAACGCCGCGATCGTGTTCGACGATGCGGATATTCCTGCCGCGGTCACCGGCCTCGCCCGCGCCGTATTCCTCAACACCGGCCAGGTCTGCCTCGCGCCCGAGCGCATCTATGTTCAGCGCGGCGTGTTCGATGCCTTCGTTGCCGGCATGAAAGCCAAGGCTGAAGCGCTCAAGCCCGGCCTCCCCCACGATTCCGGAGTCGATCTCGGCCCGCTGATCTCGGCCGGGCATCGTGCCAAGGTACTGGGCTATTACGCTCTCGCTGTCGAGGAAGGCGCAACCGTCGTCACCGGCGGCGGCGTGCCCAAGCTCGACGGCCCGGCAGCCGATGGCTTCTTTGTCCAGCCAACTCTGTGGACCGGCCTGCCGCACGATGCGCGCATCTGCCGCGAGGAGATTTTCGGCCCCGCCGCGGCGATCATTCCGTTCGATAGCGAGGAGGAAGCGATCGCGCTGGCCAACGATTCCGAATATGGCTTGGCCGCTTCGATCTGGACCACCAATCTGTCGCGCGCCCACCGGGTCGGGCAGGCCATGGAGGTCGGCATTTCATGGGTCAATTGCTGGTTCCTGCGCGACCTGCGCACCCCGTTCGGCGGCGCCAAGATGTCGGGCATCGGCCGCGAGGGCGGGCACCATTCGATCAATTTCTATTCCGAACCGACGAATATCTGCATCAAGCTTTAA
- a CDS encoding fumarylacetoacetate hydrolase family protein — protein MYKLAVVRDQSGPCVMVAAGDRLIDLSEVVGADAMVRLGGPPADLLPILNAWAEWDELLSDAASRLPAGAGRSIDAETMFLPPLAAPGKIICIGANYHDHIEEMAIPMAPTYPYSFLKPANNTLRGSGVGVAVPAGVEMMDWEAELAVVIGIECRDVTAADALSVIAGYANFNDLSARDWLASRPGVGVDWVRHKAHDGFAPMGPYLLPARFVDDPQQLPVRLSVNGIRKQDSSTAQMVFGVVPIIEHLSSIMTLSPGDVIATGTPAGVGHGQKPPQFLKRGDEVRMQVGGLGELVTPIL, from the coding sequence ATGTACAAGCTGGCTGTGGTCCGGGATCAGTCCGGGCCGTGCGTCATGGTCGCGGCGGGGGACCGGTTGATCGACCTTTCGGAGGTTGTGGGTGCGGACGCGATGGTTCGGCTCGGCGGGCCTCCGGCGGACCTGTTGCCGATCCTCAATGCCTGGGCTGAATGGGACGAACTGCTGAGCGACGCGGCATCGCGTCTGCCGGCCGGCGCCGGTCGGTCGATCGATGCCGAAACAATGTTCCTGCCGCCACTGGCGGCACCCGGGAAAATCATCTGCATCGGCGCCAATTATCATGACCACATCGAGGAGATGGCGATCCCGATGGCGCCGACCTATCCCTACAGTTTCCTCAAGCCCGCCAATAACACGCTGCGCGGTTCCGGGGTTGGCGTGGCGGTGCCTGCCGGGGTGGAGATGATGGACTGGGAAGCCGAGCTGGCGGTCGTCATCGGTATCGAATGCCGGGATGTGACGGCGGCGGACGCGCTGTCGGTGATCGCCGGCTATGCCAATTTCAACGATCTGTCCGCGCGTGACTGGCTTGCGTCGCGCCCGGGTGTCGGTGTCGATTGGGTGCGCCACAAGGCACATGACGGGTTCGCGCCGATGGGGCCATATCTGCTGCCGGCGCGCTTCGTGGACGATCCCCAGCAGTTGCCGGTGCGGCTGAGCGTCAACGGCATCCGCAAGCAGGATTCGAGCACCGCGCAAATGGTGTTCGGCGTCGTGCCGATCATCGAGCATCTTTCGTCGATCATGACGCTGTCTCCCGGTGACGTCATCGCCACCGGCACGCCAGCGGGGGTCGGCCATGGCCAGAAGCCGCCACAGTTCCTGAAGCGCGGGGATGAAGTGCGCATGCAGGTCGGTGGGCTTGGCGAACTGGTCACGCCCATTCTCTAA
- a CDS encoding VOC family protein: MATATAGQEPVAKIKPALDLNFYSHATLEAKDIKFTRRFFEEFLGFEVVQMADVSFWARMGGDQVIVVVQSPRGKKETMPFLNHNGLDVSTEADVDAAWAIVKRDAEQWGITKITRPIVQHGTYCFYFFDADDNCWEILSNPKGGYAWGFALGDQEGKGHMSRSFARPDSTLTKKK; encoded by the coding sequence ATGGCGACAGCGACCGCCGGGCAGGAGCCCGTGGCAAAGATCAAGCCCGCGCTCGATCTCAATTTCTACTCGCACGCCACGCTGGAAGCGAAGGACATCAAGTTCACCCGCCGCTTCTTCGAGGAATTTCTGGGGTTCGAAGTCGTCCAGATGGCGGACGTTTCATTCTGGGCGCGGATGGGCGGCGATCAGGTGATCGTCGTCGTCCAGAGCCCGCGGGGCAAGAAGGAGACGATGCCCTTCCTCAACCATAACGGCCTCGACGTCAGCACCGAGGCCGATGTCGATGCCGCCTGGGCGATCGTCAAGCGCGACGCCGAGCAATGGGGCATCACCAAGATCACCCGCCCGATCGTCCAGCACGGCACCTATTGCTTCTATTTCTTCGACGCCGACGACAATTGCTGGGAGATCCTGTCCAACCCCAAGGGCGGCTATGCCTGGGGCTTCGCGCTCGGCGACCAGGAAGGCAAGGGCCATATGAGCCGCAGCTTCGCCCGTCCGGATTCGACCTTGACCAAAAAGAAATAG
- a CDS encoding fumarylacetoacetate hydrolase family protein, whose amino-acid sequence MAIDTLTPPARDLERFSLAIREAYASGVPIAPIRDALPDASIEQAYAIQEANTAFWQQAGRVPVGAKIGLTAKTVQVQLGVDQPDFGTLFADMSVPDGETIAHGRLLQPKVEAEIAFVLGRRPDPARLTTAELLSCIDYALPALEIVDSRIANWDIRIVDTVADNASSGLFVLGTTPVPVAEIDLRLCGMVLEQNGDPVSFGAGAACLGNPLHALGWLAAKMAEVGRPLDKGDIVLAGALGPMVAAQPGDSFEARIEGLGAVRVAFAAA is encoded by the coding sequence ATGGCAATCGATACCCTGACCCCGCCGGCGCGCGACCTGGAGCGCTTCTCGCTGGCAATCCGCGAGGCCTATGCCTCGGGGGTTCCGATCGCACCGATCCGCGACGCCCTGCCCGATGCGTCGATCGAGCAAGCCTATGCGATCCAGGAAGCGAATACCGCATTCTGGCAGCAGGCCGGACGCGTCCCGGTCGGCGCCAAGATCGGTCTGACCGCCAAGACGGTGCAGGTCCAGCTCGGCGTCGATCAGCCCGATTTCGGCACCCTGTTCGCCGATATGTCGGTACCGGACGGCGAAACCATCGCCCATGGCCGCCTGCTCCAGCCCAAGGTGGAGGCAGAGATCGCGTTCGTGCTCGGCCGCCGGCCCGATCCGGCGCGGCTGACCACCGCCGAGCTGCTGAGCTGCATCGACTATGCGCTGCCAGCGCTGGAGATCGTCGACAGCCGCATCGCCAATTGGGATATCCGCATCGTCGATACCGTCGCCGACAATGCCTCGTCGGGGCTGTTCGTGCTCGGCACCACGCCGGTTCCGGTCGCGGAGATCGATTTGCGCCTGTGCGGCATGGTGCTGGAGCAGAACGGCGATCCGGTGTCGTTCGGCGCCGGCGCCGCCTGCCTCGGCAACCCGCTGCACGCGCTGGGCTGGTTGGCCGCGAAGATGGCGGAAGTCGGCCGCCCGCTCGACAAGGGCGATATCGTCTTGGCCGGCGCGCTCGGGCCGATGGTCGCAGCACAGCCCGGCGACAGTTTCGAAGCCCGGATCGAAGGCCTGGGCGCGGTCCGCGTCGCCTTCGCCGCCGCATGA
- the wrbA gene encoding NAD(P)H:quinone oxidoreductase translates to MAKVLVLYYSSYGHVESMAEAVAQGAREGGAEVTIMRVPETAPAQVVAAAHFKVDQQAPVATVEDLPNYDAIILGAPTRYGRIPAQMAAFLDQTGPLWARGALNGKIGAAFTSTASQHGGQETTLFSIITNLLHLGLTIVGLPYGFQGQLRLDEITGGSPYGATTIAGGRGERPASANELDGARYQGKLVAELAAKVFG, encoded by the coding sequence ATGGCCAAGGTTCTCGTCCTTTATTACTCCAGCTACGGGCATGTTGAGAGCATGGCCGAAGCCGTCGCGCAGGGCGCGCGCGAGGGCGGCGCCGAAGTCACAATCATGCGGGTGCCCGAAACCGCGCCGGCGCAGGTCGTCGCCGCGGCACATTTCAAGGTCGATCAGCAGGCGCCCGTCGCGACGGTCGAGGATCTGCCGAATTACGACGCGATCATCCTCGGCGCACCTACCCGCTATGGCCGTATTCCCGCACAAATGGCCGCGTTTCTCGACCAGACCGGCCCGCTTTGGGCACGCGGCGCGCTGAACGGGAAGATCGGCGCCGCTTTCACCTCGACGGCAAGCCAGCATGGTGGGCAGGAAACCACGCTGTTTTCGATTATCACGAACCTGCTCCACCTCGGTCTCACCATCGTCGGCCTGCCCTATGGCTTTCAGGGCCAGCTGCGGCTGGATGAGATCACGGGCGGATCGCCGTACGGCGCGACGACGATCGCTGGCGGCAGGGGCGAACGTCCCGCCAGCGCGAACGAATTGGATGGCGCGCGATATCAGGGCAAGCTGGTTGCGGAGCTGGCGGCCAAGGTGTTCGGCTGA
- a CDS encoding VOC family protein, with translation MGADLHDIRYARIGSDDLDASIRFATEILGLELMERDASNAWLRGDDRDHNICYTRGRESGHATGWEVTDMAALDRAAAEFEDNGVHVRAGTSEECELRRVRGLVILSDPTGNTIELVARPNACGRRYFGTRDAGITGFSHVGMHTRDAQADEAFWIGNLNAKVSDWIGEAALLRINEVHHNVALFPSTKQGIQHVNFQVESQDDIMRSFYLLQKRGVKIVFGPGRHPTSGARFLYFQGPDDLIYEYSTGVRMITAEDEESYVPRSFPAVPSSFCMWGSEPDIPEFKTGKTTPDSTLLHAA, from the coding sequence ATGGGCGCCGATCTTCACGACATCCGCTATGCGCGGATCGGGTCGGACGATCTCGACGCCAGCATCCGCTTCGCGACCGAGATCCTCGGCCTGGAGTTGATGGAACGTGACGCCAGCAACGCCTGGCTGCGCGGCGACGATCGCGATCACAATATCTGCTACACCCGCGGGCGCGAGAGCGGCCATGCGACGGGCTGGGAAGTCACGGACATGGCCGCGCTCGACCGCGCCGCTGCCGAGTTCGAGGACAACGGCGTCCACGTCCGCGCCGGCACTTCGGAAGAGTGCGAGCTGCGGCGCGTGCGTGGCCTGGTCATACTCAGTGACCCGACCGGTAACACGATCGAGCTGGTCGCCCGCCCCAATGCCTGTGGCCGCCGCTATTTCGGCACGCGCGACGCCGGCATTACCGGTTTCAGCCATGTCGGCATGCACACCAGGGATGCACAGGCGGACGAAGCGTTCTGGATCGGCAATCTCAACGCCAAGGTCAGCGACTGGATCGGCGAGGCGGCGCTGCTGCGCATCAACGAGGTGCATCACAATGTCGCGCTGTTTCCATCGACCAAACAGGGCATCCAGCACGTCAATTTCCAGGTCGAGAGCCAGGACGATATCATGCGGTCCTTCTACCTGCTGCAAAAGCGGGGCGTGAAGATCGTGTTCGGTCCCGGTCGGCATCCGACATCGGGCGCGCGCTTTCTGTATTTCCAGGGGCCGGACGATCTCATCTACGAATATTCGACCGGCGTGCGGATGATCACGGCGGAGGATGAGGAAAGCTATGTTCCGCGTTCCTTCCCGGCGGTGCCGAGCAGCTTCTGCATGTGGGGCTCGGAGCCGGACATTCCGGAATTCAAGACGGGCAAGACCACGCCCGATTCCACTTTGCTGCATGCCGCCTGA
- a CDS encoding FAD-dependent monooxygenase produces MAKSALDCEVLVVGAGPTGLMAANLLKRNGIDVRLVEQRPEQTRESRAFAVQARTLELMQSIGLAARFLARGMAVDSVNMHFQGKFRGGLNFAHVRAPDTPYPYIFMIPQSETEAILTEDIEKLGVKVERGVAVDRIEQDATGVTTTVTTPAGQAKIRSAYIVGGDGSRSIVRSETGIGWEGDMVPQRFLLADCKVDWEFSHDKFRVFHNGALTGLFLPLDGSRLSRVMATDLSENAVGDAENARPAPLELEEMQAGFAKAIGVPVKLSNPEWLTRYRAHHRIAGQYRSGRAFIAGDAAHIHSPAGGQGMNTGLQDAANLAWKLAAVLRGSGSESLLDSYDAERRPLGEAVVKSTGKLFAAAAGQAGWIAALRDRMASLALPVISKLPPFHNKVFNKLSQRGIVYPRSAFVGGTDGKVKPGGRVPNAPLTGGKAVFDLIKGYRFHILVFSNAALDAAQSQALASISASREVEVHQIDSAGQNAEAFERFGVAPDEQVTLVVRPDGYVAWRGQGVLPGEAAALVESLAAKPRPARKTRRSRAA; encoded by the coding sequence ATGGCGAAATCGGCTCTCGATTGCGAAGTGCTGGTGGTCGGTGCCGGCCCGACCGGGCTGATGGCGGCGAACCTGCTCAAGCGCAACGGCATCGATGTCCGGCTGGTCGAGCAACGCCCCGAACAGACCCGCGAATCGCGCGCTTTCGCGGTTCAGGCGCGCACGCTGGAGCTGATGCAGAGCATCGGGCTGGCCGCGCGGTTTCTGGCGCGCGGCATGGCCGTCGATTCGGTCAACATGCATTTCCAAGGCAAATTCCGCGGCGGTCTCAACTTCGCCCATGTCCGGGCGCCGGACACCCCCTACCCCTATATCTTCATGATCCCGCAGTCGGAAACGGAGGCGATCCTCACCGAGGATATCGAAAAGCTCGGCGTGAAGGTCGAGCGCGGTGTCGCCGTCGACCGGATAGAGCAGGATGCGACCGGTGTGACCACAACGGTGACTACACCCGCTGGCCAGGCGAAAATCCGCAGCGCCTATATCGTCGGCGGCGACGGTTCACGCAGCATCGTGCGCAGCGAGACCGGAATCGGTTGGGAAGGCGATATGGTGCCCCAGCGTTTCCTGCTCGCCGATTGCAAGGTCGACTGGGAATTCAGCCATGACAAGTTCCGCGTCTTCCACAATGGCGCGCTGACCGGGCTGTTCCTGCCGCTCGACGGATCGCGCCTGTCACGCGTAATGGCCACCGATCTCAGCGAAAACGCAGTCGGCGATGCAGAGAATGCCCGCCCCGCGCCTCTCGAGCTGGAGGAAATGCAGGCCGGCTTCGCCAAGGCGATCGGCGTGCCGGTAAAGCTGAGCAATCCCGAATGGCTGACCCGCTACCGCGCGCACCATCGCATCGCCGGCCAGTATCGCAGCGGCCGCGCCTTCATCGCCGGCGACGCCGCGCATATCCATTCGCCCGCCGGCGGCCAGGGCATGAACACCGGACTCCAGGACGCGGCGAACCTGGCGTGGAAACTCGCCGCCGTGCTACGCGGATCGGGATCGGAATCACTGCTCGACAGCTATGACGCAGAGCGCCGTCCGCTCGGCGAAGCGGTGGTGAAATCGACCGGCAAGCTGTTCGCCGCCGCCGCCGGACAGGCCGGCTGGATCGCTGCATTGCGCGACCGCATGGCCAGTCTGGCGCTGCCAGTCATTTCCAAGCTCCCTCCATTCCATAACAAGGTCTTCAACAAGCTCTCGCAGCGCGGAATCGTCTATCCACGCTCGGCGTTCGTCGGCGGCACCGATGGCAAGGTGAAGCCGGGCGGGCGAGTGCCAAACGCGCCGCTGACTGGCGGGAAGGCGGTGTTCGACCTGATCAAGGGCTATCGCTTCCATATCCTCGTCTTCTCAAATGCGGCGCTCGACGCGGCGCAGAGCCAGGCACTGGCAAGCATCTCCGCGAGCCGCGAGGTGGAAGTCCACCAGATCGACAGTGCCGGGCAGAATGCAGAAGCGTTCGAGCGTTTCGGCGTCGCGCCGGACGAGCAGGTGACACTGGTGGTCCGCCCGGACGGCTATGTCGCCTGGCGCGGCCAGGGCGTCCTGCCCGGCGAGGCGGCGGCTTTGGTCGAGAGTCTGGCGGCCAAGCCGCGGCCAGCGCGCAAGACTCGCCGATCGCGCGCGGCTTAG